In the Neisseria sp. KEM232 genome, GTGTTTTATGCGTCAAAGGCCGTCTGAGAGACATTTAATTTTTAAAGAGGGCGGAAATTTAATCTATTGTGCGTTAACGGAATTTACCTTATATTCTCCCAACGCCCCGGGCTGTTGACATTCGGCTTGCAAGGCTGATTGTCAGCAGACCCTGAGGCGGCCGACAACAGAAGAAAAAAAGGAAAAACTGCATGACACAGATTACTTTGGACAAAACCGACCTGAAAATCCTGCAAGTGCTGCAAAGCAACGGCAGGCTCTCCAATGTCGAACTCTCCGAGCGGGTGGCGCTGTCGCCCTCGCCCTGCCTGCGCCGCGTCAAGCATCTGGAAGACGCGGGCGTGATCCGCTATCACGCCGCGCTTTTGTCGGCAAAAACCCTGCAACTGGATTTGCAGGTGTTTATCCGCGTTGCCATCGACAAATCCGTCGACGCGCGGGCGCGGTTTTCGCAGGCCGTCAAAGGCTGGCCGCAGGTGCTCAGCTGCTTTGCGCTGACGGGGGAAACCGATTATCTGCTGCACGCCTTTTTCCCCGACATGGCCGCCTTCTCCCATTTCGTGCTCGACACGCTGCTATCGCATCCCGG is a window encoding:
- a CDS encoding Lrp/AsnC family transcriptional regulator, yielding MTQITLDKTDLKILQVLQSNGRLSNVELSERVALSPSPCLRRVKHLEDAGVIRYHAALLSAKTLQLDLQVFIRVAIDKSVDARARFSQAVKGWPQVLSCFALTGETDYLLHAFFPDMAAFSHFVLDTLLSHPGVQDAKSSFVLDELKNTTVLPLAHLQPAQ